From the Glutamicibacter halophytocola genome, the window GAAGATGGATCACATGAAGAACTTATTGGAGTTGACGGATACTACCGTAAGCTCATCGACGATGCAGCCTCGGCCAGACGTTTAAAGGGGAATCATGCTTCAAGGTAACAGACTACTTGTTGTGAACCCTAATGTACGCAAGATCGCTCAATCGTCACTAAATGATCAAATTATGTTGTCGGGTTTTGAGGGTGATGAACAAGTTTATGTTTCAACAAGTACAATTAGACTAATTGAACGCTTCGCTATAGCTACTTGCCTAGATAACTTGTTAGCGGATGTTGTGAATGCAGGCCACAAACAGGTGTTAATTGAAACGGTTGAGGGTCTGTTTAGTCGCGGAATTCTTGTCGATGCGATCCAAGCAAGCTCATCAAGCCGGCTTTCTCGCGGCGTCTTCGGCTCGCCACTTATTTCGTTGGAGAACCTTTCGGAGTTTCCGTTCGATGTTGTCGTATTGGGTGTGCCCAGTGATTCGGGAGCAACATATCGCAAAGGCTCTCAATTCGGCCCTAATGAAGTGCGTAAATACAGCTCAGTGTTCCTCAACTGTGGACCTACAGGTGTTATCCCTGATATACATGACCCGCGGGGCGAAATTAGCTTATCGGGTATGAGGATTGGTGACCTTGGTGATCTCCTCTTGCCTTTTCCGGAGGGCACCCATGAAGCAAAGTTCGGGCAGATCGCTGAGGCGGTTTCCAGAATTTTCAAATCGGGAGCCATCCCTGTAATGCTGGGGGGTGATCATTCTATTACTTTGGGAGCTGTGAACGGTCTTTCTCAAGAATGCCAACGCAAATTGGGAATTATCCATATTGATGCTCACTACGATTACCATGATGCACGGTTCGACAGTCTGGAGAATGTACATCACGGTAACTTTCTTGGTTGGATCGTCTCCAACCAACGAGTTGCTCAGGTAGTTCAAATAGGTCAACGCCAGATCACACCTACGGCGCCCAAACCGCATCCTAAGGTCAAAAATTTTTCTTCTTCATCGATTTTCGATTATGGAATTGAACATTTAGTTGAAGAACTTTCCGATGATCTTTTTTGGTATATCACGATTGATGTTGATGTTCTAGATCCCTCCGTGATGCCCGCAACTGGAACGGTTTTACCAGGTGGTTGGGGTTTTAATGAGCTGGTTATGGTGGTAACTAGTATTGCCAGATCTCTGCGAGTTATTGGATTTGATATTGTTGAATTTAGTCCAAACGGTGGTGAGGTGGAGCCGTTAATTATTTCTGAATTATTGCTTCGAGCCATAAATTCTACTTTGGAGAATAATGCCTAAAATCGAGTTTTTATCGCCCAAGATGGGTGAATTACTGAGATGTCAAATTGATGCAAATGCTGGTATGAAATCTGATATTGACGATGAAACTAGGATTTTTGTTGATTTTTTTTCGGCGTGTCAAGAAAATTTGGTTATTTCACTCAGAGATGGATCGGTATATGTAGGTTTTGTTCGAATATTTATTACAAATGAACCTCACCGCCCTACTTTGGTTACGCTCTGGGGCACAGTTTTCAGTGCATATCGTAGCTTAGGTTACGGTTCGATCCTGCTAGATGCGGCCCTTGAGCGAATTGGTCGTATTGAAAGCAACGAGCTCATCGAAGTCTGGATTGATTCAAACGATCCACAGCTATCTGATATGTTGTCACATCGAGGATTTACTTATGGTGAGATTTCTGAGTTCACGAAACCTCTTTGTCGGGCGGATGCTCATACTATAGTTTCAGACAACCACCGAACATGGACGTTACGTGCGCCAACTGTTCATGACCTCAGAGAAATGGCTGAAGTTTTTGTTAGCCGCTTTCCATTCGCTATGGATACCCCTTCTGCCGATACTGTGATTGAACGATGGAATCGCCATCGGAACATTTCTTTGGACAATTCTCTAGTTGCTATCGACAGTGGTCGGATCGTTGCCTATGCACTATGTATAGTTTGGGCAGAGGACAAGAGTGATCTTTGGATAGAGTCTATTTGCGCAGCGCCTGGCTTTGTAGCAGCCGGTGAGGTCGTACTGGACAAGTCGATCAGACATGCATATTATTCTGAATTTTCTACAATTAGTTTGGGCACCGAGTCGAAAAATTCTCAACATGATTATCAGAAAAAGGGTTTCACTTTGACTTCGACTTGGCGTCGACATAAGGCTCTTATCTCTGCCAGCTGATTCGGTGCATCATTCGTTCCCCTCAGTGCGCTGCCGTTACATCCCATTGCTAAGTGGCGCCCTGAAATATTCCCAGCTGTCCAGCTCCTAGTCTTAGGACACCCCACTAGCTACACGCGTTTTCTTTGCGGTCCTACCTGTGTCGTGCCATGGTAAGTGATTGAGTAACATCTATATTTGCTGACCTGAGGTTTCCTTGTCCCAAGGTGCCAAATGTTTAGCAGACGTATTTGGTAGCACCTGTGTAACGACCCGGTAGCAGTAGTGCGTGGATCGGATAGCACCTTGAAACCACCCAGATCCATGCACTACTGCCCACCCTCTATTACACTTCGATACCAGCCTTGTACGTGCTGTCGTCATGCCGGCGCATGTTCGGCCCGTCGAGCTGGATCATCTCACTTTTCGAAACCAACCGATTCAGAATCGACTCAGCGATCACCGCATCATGTAGCGACCGGTACCAGTCCGGAGGATCGAACTGCGAAATGATGATCGTCGACCCCCGATATTCCCGAACTGCGAGAATGTTTAGCAGCTCACTGGCAATATGACTGCTAATCGGCGTGGTCAGAAAATCGTCCAGCAGCAGGATTTAGTAGTCATGCAGTTTCTGAATGGACCGCAACCGCTCCGGGTCAGAAGGCTGAAACACCGACAGATGATTCGCCAAATCATCCAACCTGAAATACCGAGCGGTGAACCCCTGCCGGCAGGCTGCGTTCAACAAAGCTTGAGCCAGATAGGTTTTTCCGACGCTGGACCGGCCGAGGATCACCACGTTCGTCGCGTTCTGCGCCCACCGGCAGGAAGCTGCAGAATAGCGCTTTCGGGTACTTCTGTTCTTGCAAGATGGTACTGCTGTTCTGCTTAGTTGGTACTGATGGTCACCGACCGCTGTTTTTCTAGTCATGGATATTCCCCGTTGTGAACCACGCAGGGTTCCAGGGAGTATCCCTGCCCCAAGGAGAATCCTGGAAAATGGATTATCGGCGCATCATGCAAATGCTCTTCGATGGAT encodes:
- a CDS encoding arginase family protein, coding for MNPNVRKIAQSSLNDQIMLSGFEGDEQVYVSTSTIRLIERFAIATCLDNLLADVVNAGHKQVLIETVEGLFSRGILVDAIQASSSSRLSRGVFGSPLISLENLSEFPFDVVVLGVPSDSGATYRKGSQFGPNEVRKYSSVFLNCGPTGVIPDIHDPRGEISLSGMRIGDLGDLLLPFPEGTHEAKFGQIAEAVSRIFKSGAIPVMLGGDHSITLGAVNGLSQECQRKLGIIHIDAHYDYHDARFDSLENVHHGNFLGWIVSNQRVAQVVQIGQRQITPTAPKPHPKVKNFSSSSIFDYGIEHLVEELSDDLFWYITIDVDVLDPSVMPATGTVLPGGWGFNELVMVVTSIARSLRVIGFDIVEFSPNGGEVEPLIISELLLRAINSTLENNA
- a CDS encoding GNAT family N-acetyltransferase, which encodes MPKIEFLSPKMGELLRCQIDANAGMKSDIDDETRIFVDFFSACQENLVISLRDGSVYVGFVRIFITNEPHRPTLVTLWGTVFSAYRSLGYGSILLDAALERIGRIESNELIEVWIDSNDPQLSDMLSHRGFTYGEISEFTKPLCRADAHTIVSDNHRTWTLRAPTVHDLREMAEVFVSRFPFAMDTPSADTVIERWNRHRNISLDNSLVAIDSGRIVAYALCIVWAEDKSDLWIESICAAPGFVAAGEVVLDKSIRHAYYSEFSTISLGTESKNSQHDYQKKGFTLTSTWRRHKALISAS